The Primulina tabacum isolate GXHZ01 chromosome 7, ASM2559414v2, whole genome shotgun sequence genome includes a window with the following:
- the LOC142551554 gene encoding uncharacterized protein LOC142551554: MFFSSKQMNMGNTKGSPLAADLSLQISTPSVSNRTDQFKESSTSSNGSDLSHENGFFTAEKGFSHLQIEPTLGLGLENMAGFLNPIPVQIPRNFQHYYQPQVYGSREFKRSVRMVNGISKRSVRAPRMRWTSTLHAHFVHAVELLGGHERATPKSVLELMNVKDLTLAHVKSHLQMYRTVKSTERGTVENVAADQGQTDFELRLQVGGIDQDDQKAHDIDIHKTLISPIAAPPPLVLSSLQPNTKTLILDAQRISRPSARDNVHVMSPSSQLNGSSNLQAEVDVIKVDGIEATHNLSAEKGTSNDFNRPFSCQDLSIDLELTLGRPSLRMDTSSALLTL; encoded by the exons ATGTTTTTTAGCTCAAAACAAATGAATATGGGAAATACGAAAGGTTCTCCCTTGGCGGCTGATCTTTCTCTGCAGATCAGCACACCTTCGGTATCCAACCGTACTGATCAGTTCAAAGAATCCTCCACCAGCAGTAATGGAAGCGATCTGAGCCATGAGAATGGATTTTTCACTGCAGAGAAGGGTTTTAGCCATCTGCAGATTGAGCCCACTTTGGGTTTAGGGCTTGAAAACATGGCAGGATTTTTAAATCCTATTCCTGTTCAGATTCCAAGAAATTTTCAGCATTATTATCAGCCACAGGTATATGGGAGCCGGGAGTTCAAAAGGAGTGTAAGGATGGTGAATGGGATTAGTAAGAGAAGCGTTAGAGCTCCCAGAATGAGATGGACTTCCACTCTTCATGCCCATTTTGTTCACGCAGTTGAGCTACTGGGCGGCCATGAAA GAGCAACACCGAAATCTGTACTTGAGTTGATGAACGTGAAAGATCTGACGCTAGCTCATGTTAAGAGTCACTTACAG ATGTATAGAACAGTGAAGAGCACTGAGAGAGGAACAG TTGAAAACGTCGCAGCTGATCAAGGGCAGACAGATTTTGAACTGAGATTACAAGTTGGAGGAATTGATCAAGATGATCAAAAGGCTCATGATATTGATATTCACAAAACGTTGATCAGTCCAATAGCTGCTCCACCACCATTAGTACTATCATCATTGCAACCAAATACAAAGACATTAATTCTTGATGCTCAGAG AATTTCTCGGCCATCAGCTCGAGATAATGTTCATGTAATGAGTCCGTCGAGTCAACTAAATGGTTCGAGTAATTTACAAGCGGAAGTTGATGTAATTAAG GTGGATGGAATAGAGGCAACCCACAATTTATCAGCAGAAAAGGGAACGTCGAATGATTTCAATCGACCATTTTCTTGTCAAGATTTGTCGATTGATTTAGAGTTAACACTAGGAAGGCCAAGCCTGAGAATGGACACCTCTTCTGCACTGTTAACTCTTTGA
- the LOC142551555 gene encoding protein JINGUBANG-like, whose translation MIKNMIADQTNSTMLEENNNHHSHISSSSAASNDVDDFAMRNSNFSTYDANRLSCEGSPMMMSPWNQTSPFAKSSWSNFSENSSQNVPQNGLICSLVREEGHIYSLAAKNDILYTGSDSKNIRVWKNMQEFSAFKSNSGLVKAIIICGDKIFTGHQDGKVRVWKINPKNPSLHKRCGTFPTFFDIFKASIRPKNYVEVKRKRTAIWIKHADAISCLSMNQETGLLYSASWDRTFKVWRVQNSKCIESVKAHDDAVNSVVSSINGIVYTGSADGTVKVWKREQNGKVVRHVLTQTLLSQESAVTALAVNGSGSIVYCGSSDGLVNFWELEKQLSHGGVLKGHKLAVLCLASAGNLVFSGSADKTICIWRREGAVHTCLSVLTGHTGPVKCLAVEEDNESASSGNKKWVVYSGSLDKSVKVWSVSETAPDLQQMALMQQSEGNFNWESIPSAKY comes from the coding sequence ATGATCAAGAATATGATAGCCGATCAAACTAACTCAACAATGTTGGAAGAAAACAACAACCACCATTCCCACATCTCATCCTCATCAGCTGCATCGAATGATGTAGATGATTTCGCCATGCGAAACAGTAACTTCTCGACCTATGATGCCAACCGCCTCAGCTGTGAGGGATCCCCCATGATGATGTCTCCATGGAACCAGACGTCGCCCTTCGCCAAGTCCTCCTGGTCTAACTTCTCCGAGAACTCGTCCCAAAATGTCCCTCAAAACGGGCTAATCTGCTCACTTGTTAGAGAAGAGGGCCACATCTATTCCCTGGCAGCCAAGAATGACATCCTCTACACCGGCTCGGACAGCAAGAACATCCGAGTTTGGAAAAATATGCAAGAATTCTCAGCTTTCAAATCCAACAGCGGCCTTGTTAAGGCCATTATCATATGCGGTGACAAGATTTTCACCGGCCATCAAGATGGGAAGGTTCGCGTTTGGAAGATCAATCCTAAAAATCCTAGTTTGCACAAGCGCTGCGGTACCTTCCCTACATTCTTTGACATCTTCAAAGCCTCAATCAGGCCAAAAAACTATGTGGAGGTAAAGCGGAAGAGGACAGCGATTTGGATCAAGCATGCAGATGCCATTTCTTGCTTAAGCATGAATCAAGAAACAGGGTTACTCTATTCTGCTTCGTGGGACAGAACTTTTAAGGTGTGGAGAGTGCAGAACTCGAAATGCATCGAATCAGTCAAGGCACATGACGATGCTGTTAACTCCGTCGTGTCGAGCATCAATGGGATCGTCTACACTGGCTCGGCCGACGGGACCGTTAAAGTCTGGAAAAGGGAACAAAATGGCAAGGTGGTGAGGCATGTATTAACACAGACACTTCTCAGCCAAGAGTCAGCAGTCACAGCACTGGCTGTCAATGGGTCGGGTTCTATCGTGTACTGCGGGTCGTCAGACGGACTAGTGAATTTCTGGGAACTGGAGAAGCAGCTGTCACATGGCGGTGTGCTGAAGGGGCACAAACTGGCTGTTCTTTGCTTGGCATCCGCTGGGAATTTGGTTTTCAGCGGGTCTGCTGATAAGACTATATGCATATGGAGGAGGGAAGGGGCCGTGCACACTTGCCTCTCGGTGCTGACAGGACACACTGGGCCGGTGAAGTgcctggcggtggaggaggacaACGAATCTGCCAGCTCCGGAAATAAGAAGTGGGTGGTGTATAGTGGGAGTCTTGATAAATCAGTGAAGGTGTGGAGCGTGTCGGAGACTGCGCCTGATTTGCAGCAGATGGCTTTGATGCAGCAGAGTGAGGGGAATTTTAACTGGGAATCAATACCATCTGCCAAGTACTGA
- the LOC142551553 gene encoding inactive protein kinase SELMODRAFT_444075-like isoform X1, with protein MFPPKTGAANRRGGATAERVIVAVKVEKVISKVALAWALTHAVRPGDCVTLLAIVSPKKTDGRRFWGFSRLKGDCRSNVPALLPDRIGRISESCSQMVLKVQDQIQVRVQIKVISATSAGAVVAEAKSNAANWVILDKKLKEELKLCIDELHCNIVVMKGSQPKVLRLNLASSNDPETPFYSTTSSPIRDFENLHSQNMKHTTPVSSPEDPNTSCTRTSDENSLSSSDTGTSVFVVYEQNPLYDGVNKNKNPLTRRYVFNNLSKRIINVSENMELAACRNQRVFWIAQNDMVDEKIPASVKFNNISKTAYTSSRKELDNVSQYKEDNVRGPVLNEIGDGDYVFDYSIRDAVSLGKTCPTPPPLCSLCQSKAPAFGKPTKKFHYKELEEATNGFSATNFVAEGVLGLVHRGVLNNGLVIAVKRLKFSGPQREDDFCREVRVLSCAQHRNVVLLIGFCIEGNTRLLVYEFICNSSLDFHLHGNKRLVLDWQARLKIAIGTARGLRYLHEDCRVGCIIHGKLRPTNILLTHDFEPLVADFGVARLNSEWEFCYRNQVVGTSGYLAPECFSDGKLTEKVDIYAFGLVLLELITGQRAPDMQYFLEHQFLLDNIHALSAIEPIHILAYKHQLLDPHLASYQIQGLPYELHAIGWAASLCLQQDPDLRPPMSKVVKMLEGGNQVASLSLDMTSVGCRSGHMQGPTNSHPKSKRKHSRRFSY; from the exons ATGTTCCCGCCAAAAACAGGAGCAGCCAATCGACGCGGTGGAGCCACGGCGGAGAGAGTGATCGTGGCGGTCAAAGTAGAGAAGGTCATCTCCAAGGTTGCGTTGGCTTGGGCTCTCACCCATGCGGTCCGCCCCGGTGACTGTGTTACCCTCCTCGCCATCGTTTCCCCCAAAAAAACCG ATGGGAGGAGATTTTGGGGGTTTTCCAGGTTGAAAGGGGACTGTCGCAGTAATGTCCCGGCTTTGTTACCGGATCGGATTGGTCGAATCTCTGAGTCTTGTTCTCAGATGGTTCTCAAAGTTCAGGATCAAATCCAG GTCAGAGTGCAGATTAAGGTTATATCAGCTACGTCTGCCGGTGCTGTCGTAGCTGAAGCAAAAAGCAATGCAGCCAACTGGGTCATTTTGGACAA GAAACTGAAGGAAGAGCTAAAGCTTTGCATCGATGAACTACACTGTAACATAGTGGTCATGAAGGGTTCCCAGCCAAAAGTCCTTCGTCTCAATCTAGCAAGCTCAAATGATCCTGAAACACCCTTTTATTCAACTACTTCTTCACCTATTAGAGATTTTGAAAACTTGCACAGCCAAAATATGAAGCATACCACACCTGTTAGCAGTCCTGAGGACCCAAATACCTCATGCACTAGGACCTCAGATGAAAATTCATTATCAAGTTCTGACACTGGGACTTCCGTATTTGTTGTTTATGAACAAAATCCCCTTTATGACGGggtgaataaaaataaaaatccactCACCAGACGGTACGTGTTCAACAATTTAAGCAAAAGAATAATCAATGTATCAGAAAACATGGAATTGGCTGCTTGTAGGAATCAAAGAGTCTTCTGGATTGCACAAAATGACATGGTTGATGAGAAAATTCCAGCAAGcgtaaaatttaataatatctcTAAAACCGCATATACTTCTTCCAGGAAGGAATTAGATAATGTTTCTCAATATAAGGAAGATAACGTAAGAGGACCTGTTCTTAATGAAATTGGTGATGGGGATTATGTATTTGACTATAGCATTCGGGATGCTGTCTCTCTTGGTAAAACTTGTCCAACACCACCTCCTTTGTGTTCTCTGTGTCAATCTAAGGCTCCAGCATTCGGAAAACCCACAAAGAAATTTCACTACAAAGAGCTAGAGGAAGCTACAAATGGTTTCTCAGCAACAAATTTTGTGGCAGAAGGTGTCTTAGGTTTGGTACACAGAGGGGTTCTGAATAACGGGTTGGTCATAGCAGTGAAGCGACTAAAGTTTTCTGGGCCTCAAAGAGAAGATGATTTTTGCAGGGAAGTGCGAGTTTTGAGTTGTGCCCAGCACAGAAATGTTGTGTTGCTCATTGGTTTTTGCATCGAAGGGAATACCAGATTACTGGTGTATGAATTTATATGCAATAGCTCCTTGGACTTCCATTTGCATG GTAATAAAAGGCTTGTTCTTGATTGGCAAGCACGCTTGAAAATAGCCATAGGAACTGCTAGGGGGTTGCGGTACCTTCATGAAGATTGCAGAGTGGGATGTATAATTCACGGGAAATTGCGGCCTACCAACATCCTCTTAACGCATGATTTCGAACCTCTG GTTGCTGATTTTGGAGTGGCAAGATTGAACAGTGAATGGGAGTTTTGTTATAGGAACCAAGTTGTTGGAACTTCAGG GTATCTTGCCCCCGAATGTTTCTCTGATGGGAAACTGACGGAGAAAGTTGATATTTATGCCTTTGGCCTTGTACTATTAGAGCTCATAACCGGCCAGCGAGCTCCAGATATGCAATATTTTTTGGAACATCAATTTTTGTTGGATAATATTCATGCTTTATCTGCAATCGAACCAATTCATATATTGGCGTACAAGCATCAATTGCTGGATCCACACTTGGCTTCATACCAAATTCAAGGTTTACCCTATGAGCTTCATGCAATTGGATGGGCTGCCTCATTGTGCCTACAGCAAGATCCTGACTTGAGGCCGCCAATGTCAAAG GTAGTTAAAATGCTAGAAGGAGGAAATCAGGTTGCTTCCCTGTCTCTGGACATGACCTCAGTTGGTTGTAGAAGTGGGCACATGCAGGGACCCACAAATTCGCATCCCAAATCGAAAAGAAAGCACTCACGCAGGTTTTCTTACTGA
- the LOC142551553 gene encoding inactive protein kinase SELMODRAFT_444075-like isoform X2 gives MFPPKTGAANRRGGATAERVIVAVKVEKVISKVALAWALTHAVRPGDCVTLLAIVSPKKTDGRRFWGFSRLKGDCRSNVPALLPDRIGRISESCSQMVLKVQDQIQVRVQIKVISATSAGAVVAEAKSNAANWVILDKKLKEELKLCIDELHCNIVVMKGSQPKVLRLNLASSNDPETPFYSTTSSPIRDFENLHSQNMKHTTPVSSPEDPNTSCTRTSDENSLSSSDTGTSVFVVYEQNPLYDGVNKNKNPLTRRYVFNNLSKRIINVSENMELAACRNQRVFWIAQNDMVDEKIPASVKFNNISKTAYTSSRKELDNVSQYKEDNVRGPVLNEIGDGDYVFDYSIRDAVSLGKTCPTPPPLCSLCQSKAPAFGKPTKKFHYKELEEATNGFSATNFVAEGVLGLVHRGVLNNGLVIAVKRLKFSGPQREDDFCREVRVLSCAQHRNVVLLIGFCIEGNTRLLVYEFICNSSLDFHLHGNKRLVLDWQARLKIAIGTARGLRYLHEDCRVGCIIHGKLRPTNILLTHDFEPLVADFGVARLNSEWEFCYRNQVVGTSGYLAPECFSDGKLTEKVDIYAFGLVLLELITGQRAPDMQYFLEHQFLLDNIHALSAIEPIHILAYKHQLLDPHLASYQIQGLPYELHAIGWAASLCLQQDPDLRPPMSKIGS, from the exons ATGTTCCCGCCAAAAACAGGAGCAGCCAATCGACGCGGTGGAGCCACGGCGGAGAGAGTGATCGTGGCGGTCAAAGTAGAGAAGGTCATCTCCAAGGTTGCGTTGGCTTGGGCTCTCACCCATGCGGTCCGCCCCGGTGACTGTGTTACCCTCCTCGCCATCGTTTCCCCCAAAAAAACCG ATGGGAGGAGATTTTGGGGGTTTTCCAGGTTGAAAGGGGACTGTCGCAGTAATGTCCCGGCTTTGTTACCGGATCGGATTGGTCGAATCTCTGAGTCTTGTTCTCAGATGGTTCTCAAAGTTCAGGATCAAATCCAG GTCAGAGTGCAGATTAAGGTTATATCAGCTACGTCTGCCGGTGCTGTCGTAGCTGAAGCAAAAAGCAATGCAGCCAACTGGGTCATTTTGGACAA GAAACTGAAGGAAGAGCTAAAGCTTTGCATCGATGAACTACACTGTAACATAGTGGTCATGAAGGGTTCCCAGCCAAAAGTCCTTCGTCTCAATCTAGCAAGCTCAAATGATCCTGAAACACCCTTTTATTCAACTACTTCTTCACCTATTAGAGATTTTGAAAACTTGCACAGCCAAAATATGAAGCATACCACACCTGTTAGCAGTCCTGAGGACCCAAATACCTCATGCACTAGGACCTCAGATGAAAATTCATTATCAAGTTCTGACACTGGGACTTCCGTATTTGTTGTTTATGAACAAAATCCCCTTTATGACGGggtgaataaaaataaaaatccactCACCAGACGGTACGTGTTCAACAATTTAAGCAAAAGAATAATCAATGTATCAGAAAACATGGAATTGGCTGCTTGTAGGAATCAAAGAGTCTTCTGGATTGCACAAAATGACATGGTTGATGAGAAAATTCCAGCAAGcgtaaaatttaataatatctcTAAAACCGCATATACTTCTTCCAGGAAGGAATTAGATAATGTTTCTCAATATAAGGAAGATAACGTAAGAGGACCTGTTCTTAATGAAATTGGTGATGGGGATTATGTATTTGACTATAGCATTCGGGATGCTGTCTCTCTTGGTAAAACTTGTCCAACACCACCTCCTTTGTGTTCTCTGTGTCAATCTAAGGCTCCAGCATTCGGAAAACCCACAAAGAAATTTCACTACAAAGAGCTAGAGGAAGCTACAAATGGTTTCTCAGCAACAAATTTTGTGGCAGAAGGTGTCTTAGGTTTGGTACACAGAGGGGTTCTGAATAACGGGTTGGTCATAGCAGTGAAGCGACTAAAGTTTTCTGGGCCTCAAAGAGAAGATGATTTTTGCAGGGAAGTGCGAGTTTTGAGTTGTGCCCAGCACAGAAATGTTGTGTTGCTCATTGGTTTTTGCATCGAAGGGAATACCAGATTACTGGTGTATGAATTTATATGCAATAGCTCCTTGGACTTCCATTTGCATG GTAATAAAAGGCTTGTTCTTGATTGGCAAGCACGCTTGAAAATAGCCATAGGAACTGCTAGGGGGTTGCGGTACCTTCATGAAGATTGCAGAGTGGGATGTATAATTCACGGGAAATTGCGGCCTACCAACATCCTCTTAACGCATGATTTCGAACCTCTG GTTGCTGATTTTGGAGTGGCAAGATTGAACAGTGAATGGGAGTTTTGTTATAGGAACCAAGTTGTTGGAACTTCAGG GTATCTTGCCCCCGAATGTTTCTCTGATGGGAAACTGACGGAGAAAGTTGATATTTATGCCTTTGGCCTTGTACTATTAGAGCTCATAACCGGCCAGCGAGCTCCAGATATGCAATATTTTTTGGAACATCAATTTTTGTTGGATAATATTCATGCTTTATCTGCAATCGAACCAATTCATATATTGGCGTACAAGCATCAATTGCTGGATCCACACTTGGCTTCATACCAAATTCAAGGTTTACCCTATGAGCTTCATGCAATTGGATGGGCTGCCTCATTGTGCCTACAGCAAGATCCTGACTTGAGGCCGCCAATGTCAAAG ATAGGTAGTTAA